One Ricinus communis isolate WT05 ecotype wild-type chromosome 7, ASM1957865v1, whole genome shotgun sequence genomic region harbors:
- the LOC8260580 gene encoding BTB/POZ domain-containing protein At5g66560 isoform X1: protein METEKPSSRGQAWFCTTGLPSDIIIEVEDMTFHLHKFPLMSKSRKLHQLITEQEANTQATEEGDEEEEEHEIEEVHCQISLPEFPGGSETFEMAAKFCYGVKIDLTSATVAPLRCAGEFLEMTEEYSEDNLISKTERFLSQSVLKSLKESVKALKSCEKVMPLSETLNITQRCIDSITCTASTTDPALFGWPVTDNPTIENKATSNQALWNGIESAVRRKGAVAAGRGSINADSWLEHLSLLSLPLFKRLILAMKARDLSPEIIETCLMYYAKKYIPGITRLNRKQSSSSSSSIASEIEQRELLETIISFLPLQKSSTRSTTSTTTRFLFGLLRTANILNASESCRSTLEKKIGSELEQATLDDLLIPSYSYLNETLYDVDCLERILGYFLDGIQEDDNQSPSLMLVGKLIDGYLAEIASDANLKPDRFYNLAISLPEQARLFDDGLYRAVDVYLKAHPWISETEREKISGVIDCQKLTLEACTHAAQNERLPLRAVVQVLFFEQLQLRHAIAGTLMAAEDPARPSVLRREQEEVEVEVEVDEGGAVTVAGHENNSSTWRAAVRENQVLRLDMDSMRTRVHQLERECSTMKKVIEKIDKEGPRGWRGSITRKLGCKFKTQVCDSHESTVVNVRKGRQQHHPHHHQQ, encoded by the exons ATGGAAACTGAGAAGCCTAGCTCCAGAGGGCAAGCATG GTTCTGCACTACTGGTTTGCCAAGTGACATTATAATAGAAGTTGAAGATATGACCTTCCATCTCCACAAG TTTCCTTTGATGTCAAAAAGTAGAAAACTTCACCAGCTAATAACAGAACAAGAAGCAAACACCCAAGCGACAGAAGAAGGagacgaagaagaagaagaacatgAAATCGAAGAAGTTCACTGTCAGATTTCCCTTCCGGAATTCCCGGGCGGCTCGGAAACATTCGAAATGGCAGCCAAGTTTTGCTACGGCGTCAAAATCGACCTCACCTCAGCCACCGTTGCACCTCTCCGTTGCGCCGGAGAGTTTCTCGAAATGACAGAAGAATACTCTGAAGACAATCTAATCTCCAAAACAGAACGGTTTCTCTCTCAATCTGTACTCAAAAGTCTCAAAGAATCAGTAAAAGCATTAAAGTCATGCGAGAAAGTAATGCCTTTATCAGAAACCCTCAACATTACACAAAGATGCATCGATTCTATTACCTGTACAGCCTCCACTACTGATCCTGCTCTGTTTGGCTGGCCAGTTACCGATAATCCaacaattgaaaataaagCAACATCGAATCAAGCCTTATGGAACGGAATCGAATCGGCTGTCCGAAGAAAAGGAGCCGTCGCCGCTGGTAGAGGTAGCATTAATGCAGACTCGTGGCTTGAACATTTATCGCTTCTAAGTTTGCCTTTGTTTAAACGATTGATTCTGGCCATGAAAGCGAGAGATCTGAGTCCAGAGATTATAGAAACCTGTTTAATGTACTACGCGAAGAAGTACATTCCAGGCATTACAAGATTGAACAGGAAAcaatcttcttcatcttcttcttcaataGCATCAGAGATTGAACAGAGAGAACTACTAGAaacaataatttcttttcttccattACAGAAAAGCAGCACCAGATCTACAACTTCAACAACAACTAGGTTCCTATTCGGTTTATTAAGAACCGCAAACATATTAAACGCATCAGAATCATGTCGTTCCAcattggaaaagaaaatcgGTTCGGAACTTGAACAAGCCACGTTAGATGATCTTTTAATTCCCAGCTATTCATATTTGAATGAAACTTTATATGATGTCGATTGTTTGGAGAGAATTTTAGGTTATTTCTTGGATGGGATCCAAGAAGACGATAATCAATCACCGTCGTTAATGCTCGTCGGAAAACTAATCGACGGTTATTTAGCTGAGATCGCTTCCGACGCAAATTTAAAACCTGATAGATTTTATAACCTAGCGATTTCTTTACCAGAACAAGCTAGGCTTTTCGATGATGGTTTATACAGAGCGGTTGATGTTTATCTTAAA GCGCATCCATGGATATCAGAGACTGAGAGAGAAAAGATTAGCGGAGTGATAGATTGCCAAAAGCTCACTTTAGAAGCGTGCACGCACGCGGCACAAAATGAGCGGCTTCCGTTGCGTGCGGTGGTTCAGGTTTTGTTTTTTGAGCAGTTACAGCTCCGCCATGCTATTGCCGGAACACTGATGGCAGCGGAGGATCCAGCAAGACCGTCAGTGTTGAGGCGTGAACAAGAagaggtggaggtggaggtggaggtggaCGAGGGAGGAGCAGTGACGGTGGCGGGACATGAGAATAATAGCAGTACGTGGAGAGCAGCAGTGAGAGAGAATCAGGTGTTGCGACTAGATATGGATAGCATGAGGACGCGGGTGCATCAGCTGGAAAGAGAGTGTTCAACGATGAAGAAAGTAATTGAGAAGATTGATAAGGAGGGTCCACGTGGATGGAGAGGGTCGATAACGAGGAAGCTTGGGTGTAAGTTCAAGACTCAAGTGTGTGATTCTCATGAATCAACGGTGGTAAATGTACGGAAAGGGAGGCAGCAGcatcatcctcatcatcacCAACAATAG
- the LOC8260580 gene encoding BTB/POZ domain-containing protein At5g66560 isoform X2: MVRLWFCTTGLPSDIIIEVEDMTFHLHKFPLMSKSRKLHQLITEQEANTQATEEGDEEEEEHEIEEVHCQISLPEFPGGSETFEMAAKFCYGVKIDLTSATVAPLRCAGEFLEMTEEYSEDNLISKTERFLSQSVLKSLKESVKALKSCEKVMPLSETLNITQRCIDSITCTASTTDPALFGWPVTDNPTIENKATSNQALWNGIESAVRRKGAVAAGRGSINADSWLEHLSLLSLPLFKRLILAMKARDLSPEIIETCLMYYAKKYIPGITRLNRKQSSSSSSSIASEIEQRELLETIISFLPLQKSSTRSTTSTTTRFLFGLLRTANILNASESCRSTLEKKIGSELEQATLDDLLIPSYSYLNETLYDVDCLERILGYFLDGIQEDDNQSPSLMLVGKLIDGYLAEIASDANLKPDRFYNLAISLPEQARLFDDGLYRAVDVYLKAHPWISETEREKISGVIDCQKLTLEACTHAAQNERLPLRAVVQVLFFEQLQLRHAIAGTLMAAEDPARPSVLRREQEEVEVEVEVDEGGAVTVAGHENNSSTWRAAVRENQVLRLDMDSMRTRVHQLERECSTMKKVIEKIDKEGPRGWRGSITRKLGCKFKTQVCDSHESTVVNVRKGRQQHHPHHHQQ; encoded by the exons ATGGTCAGATTATG GTTCTGCACTACTGGTTTGCCAAGTGACATTATAATAGAAGTTGAAGATATGACCTTCCATCTCCACAAG TTTCCTTTGATGTCAAAAAGTAGAAAACTTCACCAGCTAATAACAGAACAAGAAGCAAACACCCAAGCGACAGAAGAAGGagacgaagaagaagaagaacatgAAATCGAAGAAGTTCACTGTCAGATTTCCCTTCCGGAATTCCCGGGCGGCTCGGAAACATTCGAAATGGCAGCCAAGTTTTGCTACGGCGTCAAAATCGACCTCACCTCAGCCACCGTTGCACCTCTCCGTTGCGCCGGAGAGTTTCTCGAAATGACAGAAGAATACTCTGAAGACAATCTAATCTCCAAAACAGAACGGTTTCTCTCTCAATCTGTACTCAAAAGTCTCAAAGAATCAGTAAAAGCATTAAAGTCATGCGAGAAAGTAATGCCTTTATCAGAAACCCTCAACATTACACAAAGATGCATCGATTCTATTACCTGTACAGCCTCCACTACTGATCCTGCTCTGTTTGGCTGGCCAGTTACCGATAATCCaacaattgaaaataaagCAACATCGAATCAAGCCTTATGGAACGGAATCGAATCGGCTGTCCGAAGAAAAGGAGCCGTCGCCGCTGGTAGAGGTAGCATTAATGCAGACTCGTGGCTTGAACATTTATCGCTTCTAAGTTTGCCTTTGTTTAAACGATTGATTCTGGCCATGAAAGCGAGAGATCTGAGTCCAGAGATTATAGAAACCTGTTTAATGTACTACGCGAAGAAGTACATTCCAGGCATTACAAGATTGAACAGGAAAcaatcttcttcatcttcttcttcaataGCATCAGAGATTGAACAGAGAGAACTACTAGAaacaataatttcttttcttccattACAGAAAAGCAGCACCAGATCTACAACTTCAACAACAACTAGGTTCCTATTCGGTTTATTAAGAACCGCAAACATATTAAACGCATCAGAATCATGTCGTTCCAcattggaaaagaaaatcgGTTCGGAACTTGAACAAGCCACGTTAGATGATCTTTTAATTCCCAGCTATTCATATTTGAATGAAACTTTATATGATGTCGATTGTTTGGAGAGAATTTTAGGTTATTTCTTGGATGGGATCCAAGAAGACGATAATCAATCACCGTCGTTAATGCTCGTCGGAAAACTAATCGACGGTTATTTAGCTGAGATCGCTTCCGACGCAAATTTAAAACCTGATAGATTTTATAACCTAGCGATTTCTTTACCAGAACAAGCTAGGCTTTTCGATGATGGTTTATACAGAGCGGTTGATGTTTATCTTAAA GCGCATCCATGGATATCAGAGACTGAGAGAGAAAAGATTAGCGGAGTGATAGATTGCCAAAAGCTCACTTTAGAAGCGTGCACGCACGCGGCACAAAATGAGCGGCTTCCGTTGCGTGCGGTGGTTCAGGTTTTGTTTTTTGAGCAGTTACAGCTCCGCCATGCTATTGCCGGAACACTGATGGCAGCGGAGGATCCAGCAAGACCGTCAGTGTTGAGGCGTGAACAAGAagaggtggaggtggaggtggaggtggaCGAGGGAGGAGCAGTGACGGTGGCGGGACATGAGAATAATAGCAGTACGTGGAGAGCAGCAGTGAGAGAGAATCAGGTGTTGCGACTAGATATGGATAGCATGAGGACGCGGGTGCATCAGCTGGAAAGAGAGTGTTCAACGATGAAGAAAGTAATTGAGAAGATTGATAAGGAGGGTCCACGTGGATGGAGAGGGTCGATAACGAGGAAGCTTGGGTGTAAGTTCAAGACTCAAGTGTGTGATTCTCATGAATCAACGGTGGTAAATGTACGGAAAGGGAGGCAGCAGcatcatcctcatcatcacCAACAATAG
- the LOC8260578 gene encoding protein HGV2, with product METETSNEATIESNAQGGGTESTCNNNNGEPSTLTSAESLELAVEFTQRGTKALNDNDYTEAADCFSRALEIRVSYYGELALECLSAYYQYGRALLYKAQEEADPLATVPKRDAESKQESDQDGSVKSAMKAESSTASAVSSNTEEDGNLDSSNQQGVTDDASGRKDQEEDGEVSDDEDLAEADEDESDLDLAWKMLDVARAIAEKHSGDTMDKVDVLSALAEVALEREDIETSLSDYEKALLILERLVEPDSRHLAELNFRICLCLEIGSKPQEAIPYCQRAISICKSRLQRLMNEVKDSSESAIASAVSELDDGVQQSSNGSQIDVSVTDKEAEIETLTGLSGDLEKKLEDLQQLAVNPKSILSEILGMVSAKAKGAEKSASPAEVKSSQIAIAGSSGAFDSPTVSTAHTNGAAVTHLGVVGRGVKRVVMSTSSTGSSPAKKPALDPSADDEDDSTH from the exons ATGGAAACAGAAACATCGAATGAAGCGACGATCGAATCGAATGCACAAGGAGGAGGCACTGAGTCCACTTGCAACAACAACAATGGAGAACCTTCGACTCTCACTTCCGCTGAGTCGCTAGAGTTAGCTGTTGAGTTTACTCAGAGAGGAACTAAAGCCCTAAATGATAATGATTATACTGAGGCTGCTGACTGCTTTAGCCGTGCCCTAGAAATCAG ggTTTCATACTATGGTGAACTTGCCCTTGAATGTCTGAGTGCATACTACCAATATGGCCGTGCATTGTTGTACAAAGCTCAAGAAGAGGCTGATCCATTGGCAACAGTACCCAAGAGAGATGCTGAATCTAAACAAGAATCTGATCAAGATGGATCTGTTAAGAGTGCAATGAAAGCAGAGTCTTCTACTGCTTCTGCTGTTTCAAGTAATACTGAAGAGGATGGGAACCTTGATTCCAGTAATCAACAAGGAGTAACAGATGATG CTTCTGGAAGGAAAGATCAGGAAGAAGATGGTGAGGTTAGTGACGATGAAGACTTGGCAGAAGCAGATGAAGATGAGTCTGACCTTGACTTGGCATGGAAAATGCTAGATGTTGCAAGAGCAATAGCTGAAAAACACTCAGGTGACACAATGGATAAAGTGGATGTGCTCTCAGCATTAGCTGAGGTTGCTTTGGAAAGAG AGGATATAGAAACATCTCTCAGTGATTACGAGAAAGCACTGCTCATTCTAGAACGGCTTGTTGAACCAGACAGTAGACATCTGGCTGAACT AAATTTCCGCATTTGTTTATGTTTGGAGATTGGATCTAAACCTCAGGAAGCCATCCCATACTGCCAGAGGGCTATATCAATTTGCAAGTCAAGGCTGCAGCGACTCATGAATGAAGTAAAGGATTCCTCAGAATCTGCAATTGCGTCAGCAGTTTCTGAATTAGATGATGGTGTCCAGCAGTCATCCAATGGCTCACAGATTGATGTCTCTGTGACAGATAAAGAAGCAGAGATTGAAACACTCACTGGCCTGTCTGGGGACCTGGAAAAGAAG CTTGAAGATCTTCAGCAACTGGCTGTGAACCCAAAATCAATTCTTTCCGAAATTCTGGGAATGGTGTCTGCTAAGGCAAAAGGTGCAGAGAAAAGTGCATCTCCTGCTGAAGTGAAATCTTCACAGATTGCTATTGCTGGCAGCAGTGGAGCATTCGACTCTCCAACTGTTTCTACTGCACACACTAATGGGGCTGCAGTTACTCATCTTGGTGTTGTGGGAAGGGGAGTTAAGCGAGTGGTGATGAGCACAAGCTCAACAGGATCAAGCCCAGCTAAGAAACCTGCATTGGACCCTTCAGCAGACGACGAAGATGATAGTACCCACTAG
- the LOC8260577 gene encoding uncharacterized protein LOC8260577, with protein MPSTISLPTVQALSLNNRARRAHAPSCNAEIPQSAFTGRRQLLFILTAAPALTVRETASKAEDIPLFGLRKKLKKAEEEAEELVREGFETAEKGLETAEKGIETAEKGIEAAEKEIEEAVSFGALAQAGAVAGAEIFGVLVATSVVNGILGPEAQRS; from the coding sequence ATGCCTTCCACAATCTCTCTGCCGACTGTCCAAGCATTATCGCTCAACAATCGTGCGCGTCGAGCTCACGCTCCCTCTTGCAATGCGGAGATTCCTCAATCTGCGTTCACCGGGAGGAGGCAATTGCTGTTCATACTAACAGCAGCACCAGCATTGACGGTTAGAGAAACAGCGTCAAAAGCAGAGGATATTCCATTATTTGGATTGAGAAAGAAGCTGAAGAAAGCAGAGGAAGAAGCGGAGGAGCTAGTGAGAGAAGGATTTGAAACGGCCGAGAAAGGACTTGAAACGGCGGAGAAAGGGATAGAAACGGCGGAGAAAGGGATAGAAGCTGCAGAGAAAGAGATAGAAGAAGCAGTTAGCTTTGGAGCACTTGCACAGGCTGGTGCTGTGGCCGGAGCTGAAATTTTTGGGGTTTTAGTGGCTACTTCTGTTGTTAATGGGATCTTAGGCCCTGAAGCTCAAAGATCTTAA
- the LOC112535352 gene encoding uncharacterized protein LOC112535352: MVIANEMCSYGENMEDIKIVEKILRSLTEKWNYVVCSIEESKDTSNLSVDALQSSLLVHEQKFKKEKDVDSDEQALQATYEDKLSGRGRGRHAFRGRGHGRSRGSHYMEHIKCYKCHKRGHFQSECPEWKLETHYAEEEEELLLIATTEAPGKSFASPVIHSKYKQAATSRSSIPTKEHMAFMSFNQTNRKEDTWFLDSGCSNHMSGDSKWFSKLDTMFNTSVKLGNDTRMKVTGKGNIHVRLNGKSHIICDVYYIPELGNNLLSLG, from the coding sequence ATGGTAATTGCAAATGAGATGTGCAGTTATGGAGAGAATATGGAAGACATAAAGATCGTGGAGAAGATACTACGTTCACTCACTGAGAAGTGGAACTATGTAGTGTGCTCTATAGAAGAATCAAAAGATACCTCAAACCTTTCTGTAGATGCTCTCCagagctcattgcttgtccatGAACAGAAGTTTAAGAAGGAAAAGGATGTCGACAGTGATGAGCAAGCACTTCAGGCAACTTATGAAGATAAGTTAAGTGGACGAGGACGAGGCAGACATGCATTCAGAGGAAGGGGTCATGGTCGAAGTAGAGGAAGTCACTACATGGAGCATATCAAATGTTATAAGTGTCACAAGCGCGGACACTTTCAATCTGAGTGTCCTGAGTGGAAACTCGAAACTCATTATGctgaagaagaggaagagtTGTTGTTGATTGCTACAACAGAAGCACCAGGGAAGAGCTTCGCGTCACCTGTTATACACTCAAAATATAAGCAAGCCGCAACAAGCAGAAGCAGCATTCCAACCAAGGAGCATATGGCGTTCATGTCATTTAATCAGACAAACAGAAAGGAGGATACTTGGTTCTTAGACTCGGGATGTTCCAACCACATGTCTGGAGATAGCAAATGGTTCTCAAAGTTGGACACTATGTTCAACACCTCAGTCAAGCTTGGAAATGATACACGAATGAAGGTTACAGGCAAAGGTAACATTCATGTTAGGTTAAATGGTAAATCTCATATAATCTGTGACGTATACTATATTCCTGAGCTAGGAAATAATCTTCTTAGTCTTGGATAA